One genomic window of Mycobacteriales bacterium includes the following:
- the priA gene encoding bifunctional 1-(5-phosphoribosyl)-5-((5-phosphoribosylamino)methylideneamino)imidazole-4-carboxamide isomerase/phosphoribosylanthranilate isomerase PriA — protein sequence MVLLPAVDVADGQAVRLVQGEAGSQTAYGAPLDAALAWQDGGAQWLHLVDLDAAFGRGSNRELIAEVVGRLDVAVELSGGIRDDASLEAALGTGCARVNIGTAALEQPEWVRTAIARYGDRIAVGLDVRGTTLSARGWTKDGGELFDVLARLDADGCARYVVTDVRRDGTLTGPNLDLLREVCAATDRPVIASGGVSSLEDLRAIAGLVEVGVEGAIVGKALYAGAFTLPEALAAVHDAPV from the coding sequence CTGGTCCTGCTGCCCGCCGTCGATGTCGCCGACGGCCAGGCGGTCCGTCTGGTGCAAGGCGAGGCCGGCTCGCAGACCGCGTACGGCGCACCGCTCGACGCTGCGCTCGCATGGCAGGACGGCGGCGCGCAGTGGTTGCATCTCGTCGATCTCGACGCCGCTTTCGGCCGAGGCTCGAACCGCGAACTGATCGCTGAGGTGGTCGGCCGCCTCGACGTTGCGGTGGAGCTCTCCGGCGGCATCCGTGACGACGCATCCCTCGAGGCGGCGCTGGGCACCGGGTGCGCCCGGGTGAACATCGGCACCGCCGCGCTCGAGCAGCCCGAGTGGGTGCGTACGGCGATCGCTCGGTACGGCGACCGGATCGCGGTCGGGCTGGACGTGCGCGGTACGACGCTGTCGGCGCGGGGATGGACCAAGGACGGGGGCGAGCTGTTCGACGTACTGGCTCGCCTCGACGCGGACGGGTGCGCCCGTTACGTCGTCACCGACGTACGCCGGGACGGGACGCTGACCGGCCCGAATCTCGACCTGCTGCGTGAGGTGTGCGCGGCGACCGACCGACCGGTCATCGCCAGCGGCGGGGTGAGCAGCCTCGAGGACCTGCGGGCGATCGCGGGACTGGTCGAGGTCGGCGTCGAGGGCGCGATCGTCGGGAAGGCGCTCTACGCCGGCGCCTTCACGCTGCCCGAAGCGCTCGCGGCTGTGCACGATGCGCCGGTGTAG
- a CDS encoding Trp biosynthesis-associated membrane protein: MNGVPGLLRAVALTALGGVLALVAAGRVWSQTTVQIPAAAATHVSVTGNAVEPSLSALAIAILALAAGLVAARGVLRRIVGVVIVAIGAAVVAVSIDGRGAVSAALTSHEVGGLAIPAHGTANAWWVLAAVGGLLAVVAGVLAAARSGAWAAMGRKYDAPSASRPVVAKGDPSDTAWDALDRGEDPTADAAATGLEAAGGEAAE; encoded by the coding sequence ATGAACGGCGTACCCGGGCTGCTGCGGGCGGTGGCGCTCACCGCGCTCGGCGGGGTGTTGGCGCTCGTCGCCGCCGGCCGAGTGTGGTCGCAGACGACGGTGCAGATCCCCGCCGCCGCGGCGACCCACGTCTCGGTGACCGGCAACGCCGTCGAACCGTCACTGTCGGCGTTGGCGATCGCGATCCTTGCGCTCGCGGCAGGCCTGGTCGCGGCGCGTGGTGTGCTGCGCCGGATCGTCGGCGTGGTCATCGTGGCGATCGGCGCCGCGGTCGTGGCGGTCTCGATCGACGGGCGTGGCGCGGTGTCGGCCGCGCTCACCTCTCACGAGGTCGGTGGCCTCGCCATCCCCGCTCACGGCACCGCCAACGCCTGGTGGGTGCTTGCGGCGGTCGGTGGGCTGCTGGCGGTCGTTGCGGGCGTCCTCGCGGCGGCACGCAGCGGGGCGTGGGCGGCGATGGGACGCAAGTACGACGCGCCTTCGGCGTCGCGTCCGGTCGTCGCCAAGGGAGACCCGTCGGACACCGCGTGGGACGCCCTCGACAGGGGAGAGGATCCGACTGCGGATGCCGCGGCCACGGGGCTCGAGGCAGCGGGCGGGGAGGCGGCCGAATGA
- the hisH gene encoding imidazole glycerol phosphate synthase subunit HisH, with the protein MSSKPTVVVVDHGSGNLRSAQRALARVGADVTVSADTAAARDADGVVLPGVGAYAACMSGVRKVAADRLVRDRVADDRPVLGICVGMQVLYDAGEEHGIRTDGIGALAGEVVRLAAPILPHMGWNTVTPDAGSTLFAGVGDERFYFVHSYGVAPSGAAGETTATHGAAFVAAIEHGCLSATQFHPEKSGDAGLTLLENWLKTL; encoded by the coding sequence ATGTCGAGCAAGCCAACCGTGGTCGTCGTCGACCACGGCTCCGGAAACCTGCGGTCGGCGCAGCGTGCGCTGGCCCGGGTCGGTGCCGACGTGACGGTCAGCGCCGACACCGCCGCCGCCCGCGATGCCGATGGCGTCGTGCTGCCCGGCGTCGGGGCGTACGCCGCGTGCATGTCCGGCGTACGAAAGGTGGCTGCGGACCGGCTCGTGCGGGACCGCGTCGCCGACGACCGTCCGGTCCTCGGGATCTGCGTCGGCATGCAGGTGCTCTACGACGCGGGTGAGGAGCACGGGATCCGCACCGACGGCATCGGCGCCCTGGCCGGCGAGGTGGTGCGCCTGGCGGCGCCGATCCTGCCGCACATGGGCTGGAACACCGTGACGCCCGACGCCGGCTCGACGCTGTTCGCCGGTGTCGGCGACGAACGGTTCTACTTCGTACATTCCTACGGCGTTGCGCCGTCCGGCGCGGCCGGCGAGACGACGGCCACCCACGGCGCCGCGTTCGTCGCGGCGATCGAACACGGCTGTCTGTCGGCGACGCAGTTCCACCCTGAGAAGTCCGGAGACGCCGGGCTCACCCTGCTCGAGAACTGGCTGAAGACGCTGTGA
- a CDS encoding anthranilate synthase component I translates to MTAAGSRPDGVTRPDRDGFLAAIAGDRVVPVVRRVLADAETPISAYRKLAAGRPGTFLLESAEHGGVWARYSFIGVQSAASLSERDGHAVWTGIGPDDHPDDPLEALHDAAARLHTPRNPDLPPLTCGLVGYMGHDTVRRIERLPVIAEDDLKMPELHFLLATDMAVVDHRDGSILLVANVIHGLTPHADDDPGSAYDEAVARLDAMTADLAKAAEPSVATLTSSQVPAYRERSTREEYMAAVETAKEHIRAGDCFQIVVSQRFETDCSADPLDVYRALRTGNPSPYMYLLRFDDLDVVGSSPEALVKVEGGRALMHPIAGTRPRGATPEADAALAAELLADPKERAEHVMLVDLGRNDLGRIAVPGTVEVVDLMTVERFSHVMHLVSTVVCDVRPDVTALDVLSATFPAGTLSGAPKVRAMEIIEALEPTRRGLYGGVVGYIDVAGDLDTAVAIRTVVMRDGHAYVQAGAGIVADSDPAMEDTESRNKAAAVLAALASAEAIRTVR, encoded by the coding sequence GTGACAGCGGCCGGCTCGCGTCCGGACGGCGTCACACGTCCGGATCGCGACGGGTTCCTCGCCGCCATCGCCGGCGACCGGGTGGTCCCCGTCGTACGACGGGTGCTTGCTGACGCAGAAACCCCGATCAGCGCCTATCGCAAGCTGGCCGCGGGGCGGCCCGGCACCTTCCTGCTCGAGTCGGCGGAGCACGGCGGGGTGTGGGCGCGGTACTCGTTCATCGGCGTCCAGTCCGCCGCGTCGCTGTCGGAGCGCGACGGCCACGCGGTCTGGACCGGCATCGGCCCGGACGATCACCCCGACGACCCGCTCGAGGCACTCCACGACGCGGCGGCGCGGTTGCACACGCCGCGCAACCCGGACCTGCCGCCGCTGACCTGCGGGCTCGTCGGCTACATGGGCCACGACACGGTGCGGCGGATCGAGCGACTCCCGGTCATCGCCGAGGACGACCTGAAGATGCCCGAGCTGCACTTCCTGCTCGCCACCGACATGGCGGTCGTCGACCACCGTGACGGTTCGATCCTGTTGGTGGCCAACGTCATTCACGGGCTGACGCCGCACGCGGACGACGACCCGGGGTCGGCGTACGACGAGGCGGTCGCCCGGCTGGACGCGATGACGGCGGACCTCGCCAAGGCGGCGGAGCCGTCGGTGGCGACGCTGACGAGCTCCCAGGTGCCGGCCTACCGGGAGCGGTCGACGCGCGAGGAGTACATGGCGGCGGTCGAAACCGCCAAGGAGCACATCCGGGCCGGTGACTGCTTCCAGATCGTGGTGTCGCAGCGGTTCGAGACCGACTGCTCGGCGGACCCGCTCGACGTCTACCGCGCGCTGCGGACCGGCAACCCGTCGCCGTACATGTACCTGCTCCGCTTCGACGACCTCGACGTCGTCGGCTCCTCACCCGAGGCGCTGGTCAAGGTCGAAGGCGGCCGGGCGTTGATGCATCCGATCGCGGGCACCCGGCCTCGCGGTGCGACCCCGGAAGCAGACGCCGCGCTTGCCGCCGAGCTGCTCGCCGATCCCAAGGAACGCGCCGAGCACGTCATGCTGGTCGACCTGGGACGCAACGACCTCGGCCGGATCGCGGTGCCCGGCACGGTGGAAGTCGTCGACCTGATGACGGTCGAACGGTTCTCGCACGTCATGCATCTGGTCTCGACGGTGGTGTGCGACGTCCGCCCGGACGTCACCGCACTCGACGTGCTCAGCGCGACGTTCCCGGCGGGGACGCTGTCGGGAGCGCCGAAGGTGCGGGCGATGGAGATCATCGAGGCGTTGGAACCCACGCGGCGAGGCCTGTACGGCGGGGTCGTCGGCTACATCGACGTCGCCGGCGATCTCGACACCGCCGTGGCGATTCGCACCGTGGTGATGCGCGACGGGCACGCCTACGTCCAGGCCGGCGCAGGGATCGTCGCCGACTCCGATCCGGCGATGGAGGACACCGAGTCGCGGAACAAGGCGGCCGCGGTGCTGGCCGCGTTGGCGTCGGCGGAGGCCATCCGCACGGTCCGATGA
- the hisF gene encoding imidazole glycerol phosphate synthase subunit HisF, with amino-acid sequence MSVAVRVIPCLDVDAGRVVKGVNFRDLRDAGDPVELAARYDREGADELVFLDITASSGDRETTYDVVRRTAEQVFIPLTVGGGVRSVDDVDRLLRAGADKVGVNTAAIARPELLQEIAQRFGNQVLVLSVDARRTQGATRTASGYEVTTHGGRQGTGIDAVEWAARGEELGVGEILLNSMDADGTTTGFDVAMVEAVRRVVTVPLIASGGAGKVADFPPPVAAGADAVLAASVFHFGTLTIGEVKAALRTAGNEVR; translated from the coding sequence GTGAGTGTCGCCGTTCGGGTGATCCCGTGCCTCGACGTCGACGCGGGCCGGGTGGTGAAGGGCGTCAACTTCCGCGACCTGCGCGACGCCGGTGACCCGGTGGAGCTGGCGGCGCGTTACGACCGGGAGGGCGCCGACGAGCTGGTGTTTCTCGACATCACCGCGTCGAGCGGGGACCGGGAGACGACCTACGACGTGGTCCGGCGTACCGCGGAGCAGGTCTTCATCCCGTTGACTGTGGGCGGCGGGGTGCGCAGCGTCGATGACGTCGACCGGTTGCTGCGCGCCGGGGCGGACAAGGTCGGCGTGAACACCGCGGCGATCGCCCGCCCTGAGCTGTTGCAGGAGATTGCGCAGCGGTTCGGCAACCAGGTGCTCGTGCTGTCGGTGGACGCCCGGCGTACCCAGGGCGCGACGCGGACCGCCAGCGGCTACGAGGTGACGACGCACGGGGGGCGCCAGGGCACCGGCATCGACGCGGTCGAGTGGGCGGCCCGCGGCGAGGAGCTCGGCGTCGGCGAGATCCTGCTCAACTCGATGGACGCCGACGGTACGACGACCGGCTTCGACGTGGCGATGGTGGAAGCCGTACGCCGGGTCGTGACGGTCCCGTTGATCGCTTCGGGAGGCGCCGGAAAGGTCGCGGACTTCCCGCCGCCGGTCGCGGCCGGCGCCGACGCCGTCCTCGCCGCCAGCGTCTTCCACTTCGGCACGCTGACGATCGGCGAGGTGAAGGCCGCCCTTCGTACCGCCGGCAACGAGGTCCGCTGA
- the hisI gene encoding phosphoribosyl-AMP cyclohydrolase yields the protein MSGPARPSSLDPAIAARLKRDDNGLIAAVAQQWDTGEVLMVGWMDDEALHRTLTTGRCTYWSRSRGEYWVKGDTSGHQQWVKAVALDCDADTVLVSVDQVGAACHTGDRRCFDADVLDAVVGEPPA from the coding sequence ATGTCTGGTCCGGCCCGTCCGTCCTCGCTCGACCCGGCCATCGCGGCGCGCCTCAAGCGCGACGACAACGGCCTGATCGCCGCGGTGGCCCAGCAGTGGGACACCGGTGAGGTGCTGATGGTCGGCTGGATGGACGACGAGGCGCTGCACCGCACGCTGACCACCGGGCGCTGCACCTACTGGAGCCGCAGCCGGGGTGAGTACTGGGTCAAGGGCGACACGTCCGGGCACCAGCAGTGGGTGAAGGCCGTCGCGCTCGACTGCGACGCGGACACCGTCCTGGTGTCGGTGGACCAGGTCGGTGCGGCCTGCCACACCGGCGACCGTCGTTGCTTCGACGCCGACGTGCTCGACGCCGTCGTCGGCGAACCGCCGGCGTGA
- the hisB gene encoding imidazoleglycerol-phosphate dehydratase HisB — translation MARTGKVERSTKESQVSVSLDLDGTGINEISTGVPFYDHMLAQLSKHGGIDLTVKTVGDLEVDAHHTVEDTAIAIGQALREALGDKAGIRRFADAFVPLDEALAHAVVDVSGRPYLVHDEPPLVELIGTYDTTLTRHIWESMVSSAQICLHVRVLGGRNAHHIVEAQFKAVARALRDAVSLDPRSVGVPSTKGVL, via the coding sequence ATGGCACGAACCGGGAAGGTCGAGCGTTCGACCAAGGAGTCGCAGGTCTCGGTGTCGCTCGATCTCGACGGCACCGGGATCAACGAGATCTCGACCGGGGTCCCGTTCTACGACCACATGCTGGCTCAGCTGTCCAAGCACGGCGGGATCGACCTGACGGTGAAGACGGTCGGCGATCTCGAGGTCGACGCGCACCACACCGTCGAGGACACCGCGATCGCGATCGGCCAGGCCCTGCGTGAGGCCCTGGGGGACAAGGCCGGCATCCGCCGGTTCGCCGACGCGTTCGTACCCCTCGACGAGGCGCTGGCGCACGCGGTGGTCGACGTGTCGGGCCGGCCGTACCTCGTCCACGACGAGCCGCCGCTGGTCGAGCTGATCGGTACTTATGACACGACGCTCACCCGGCACATCTGGGAGTCGATGGTGTCGAGTGCGCAGATCTGCTTGCACGTCCGTGTGCTCGGTGGGCGCAACGCGCACCATATCGTCGAAGCACAGTTCAAGGCGGTCGCTCGCGCACTGCGCGACGCGGTCTCGCTCGATCCTCGCTCGGTCGGCGTGCCGTCGACCAAAGGCGTTCTCTAG